A genomic window from Halorubrum trapanicum includes:
- a CDS encoding MFS transporter: MSERWLYAWGLASVAFGGASLVVPLYVVDLGGGPFVLGILAAVAALVGVPGALWFGRAADRTGRRRGLVLAALAGATLAVAAVPLTDRIAAVIAANAVVWFAFAAATPVLTLLAVADAPEAAWSERIADLNRYQGIGWALGLLLGTAWTVGGAAVASPAAATRTLFAPLAVAAGLSCVAAARTLPADPPGDLTEGTAALPSGSRVRRAIRRADRFAVRGATLPGALARTDFRGLDPRRLAARFTPALAAYFLAALLFLSGFSAFFAPLPAFLTEIGFGSGGTFALYLVNSVAAAVAFGTAGRLAAERNVVRLQVGGLVARAVMLPTVALVGAALGASALGFVAVGVAFAAVGLTWAVIAVTAGVLVTRLAPPAIRGEALGAYAALGALAGGIGSVLGGWLAAVGYRLAFGVAGALVIAGAAVALAVGRRVDGGGSGAVR; the protein is encoded by the coding sequence ATGTCCGAGCGGTGGCTGTACGCGTGGGGGCTCGCCTCGGTGGCCTTCGGCGGCGCCTCGCTCGTCGTCCCGCTGTACGTCGTCGACCTCGGCGGCGGCCCGTTTGTCCTCGGCATCCTCGCGGCCGTCGCGGCGCTCGTCGGCGTCCCCGGCGCCCTCTGGTTCGGTCGCGCCGCCGACCGCACCGGCAGGCGGCGAGGGCTCGTCCTCGCCGCGCTCGCCGGCGCGACCCTCGCGGTCGCCGCCGTCCCGCTCACCGACCGGATCGCTGCGGTGATCGCGGCCAACGCCGTCGTCTGGTTCGCCTTCGCGGCCGCGACGCCCGTCCTGACCCTGCTCGCGGTCGCGGACGCGCCCGAGGCCGCCTGGAGCGAGCGGATCGCCGACCTCAACCGGTATCAGGGGATCGGCTGGGCGCTGGGGCTCCTCCTCGGGACCGCGTGGACCGTCGGCGGGGCCGCCGTCGCGTCGCCGGCGGCCGCCACCCGAACGCTGTTCGCGCCGCTCGCGGTCGCCGCCGGGCTCTCCTGTGTCGCCGCCGCCCGGACGCTCCCGGCCGACCCGCCAGGCGACCTGACCGAGGGCACCGCCGCGTTGCCCTCGGGGAGCCGCGTGCGCCGCGCCATCCGCCGCGCCGACCGGTTCGCCGTGCGCGGCGCGACGCTCCCCGGTGCGCTCGCCCGGACCGACTTTCGGGGGCTCGATCCGCGACGCCTCGCCGCGCGCTTCACGCCCGCGCTCGCGGCGTACTTCCTCGCCGCGCTCCTGTTTCTCTCCGGATTCTCGGCCTTTTTCGCGCCGCTGCCGGCGTTCCTCACCGAGATCGGGTTCGGCTCCGGCGGCACGTTCGCGCTGTACCTAGTGAACAGCGTCGCGGCCGCGGTCGCGTTCGGGACCGCCGGCCGCCTCGCGGCCGAGCGGAACGTCGTGCGGCTCCAAGTCGGCGGGCTGGTCGCCCGCGCGGTCATGCTCCCCACGGTCGCGCTCGTCGGCGCGGCGCTCGGCGCGAGCGCGCTCGGGTTCGTCGCGGTCGGCGTCGCGTTCGCGGCGGTCGGGCTCACGTGGGCGGTGATCGCGGTCACCGCCGGCGTGCTCGTCACGCGCCTCGCGCCGCCGGCGATCCGGGGCGAGGCGCTCGGCGCGTACGCGGCGCTCGGAGCGCTGGCGGGCGGAATCGGCAGCGTCCTCGGCGGCTGGCTCGCGGCGGTCGGCTACCGCCTCGCGTTCGGCGTCGCCGGCGCGCTCGTCATCGCGGGCGCGGCGGTCGCGCTCGCCGTCGGGCGCCGAGTCGACGGCGGCGGGTCGGGCGCAGTGCGGTGA
- a CDS encoding DUF2240 family protein, giving the protein MSLEVAVAAPFKTRAQDRLGEGEFVVALSLEREWFSPDQAKRLVDVAVGRGLLASEDGDLVPQFDPAEVTVPEGFAPDESVLREQSTFESALDAIVAAGVEKQRAVAAINERQRALAVTIEAAAVLYAREQGAAVDRLAADVREELAAAAGDGTADQRAADDSEAA; this is encoded by the coding sequence ATGAGTCTGGAGGTCGCCGTCGCCGCCCCGTTCAAGACCCGGGCCCAGGACCGGCTCGGCGAGGGGGAGTTCGTCGTCGCGCTGTCGCTGGAGCGGGAGTGGTTCTCGCCCGACCAGGCGAAGCGCCTCGTCGACGTCGCCGTCGGTCGCGGGCTGCTGGCCTCGGAGGACGGCGATCTGGTCCCGCAGTTCGACCCGGCCGAGGTGACCGTTCCGGAGGGGTTCGCCCCGGACGAATCGGTGCTCCGCGAGCAGTCCACCTTCGAGAGCGCGCTCGACGCCATCGTGGCCGCGGGCGTCGAGAAGCAGCGCGCGGTCGCCGCGATCAACGAGCGACAGCGCGCGCTGGCGGTTACCATCGAGGCCGCCGCGGTCCTCTACGCCCGCGAGCAAGGGGCCGCGGTCGACCGCCTCGCCGCCGACGTGCGCGAGGAGCTCGCCGCCGCGGCGGGCGACGGAACGGCAGATCAGCGCGCCGCCGACGACTCGGAGGCGGCCTGA
- a CDS encoding methyl-accepting chemotaxis protein, with product MAETATGVDAGESGGVAGSVREVIRYIPDGTSMPEEMWAPRHRNILIATVIQVPLLIAMGLYSGTESITGARIPATPLWMLGGFVAVILGTAGLANWSRLGRRQRTVLTAFSLMTVSMAMVKLSGGYIEAHFSFFVFIGVLALYEDWLPFAVGVAYVAIGHAAFSLIDSSLVYNHTAAIENPIVWGGIHAVFVLALAGALMVNWYSIEKSREAAREQLELAERKQSEIQDVEAAKAEVEQRREEVERLNSHLETKADDYSAAMDRAAAGDLTVRLDAESESEAMAQIGEAFNGMMDDIDEAMGEVRSFAQEVSTASANTVDGVETAADRSEAVSQSVTEIAEGADEQREMLRQVSDEMNDLSATIEEVASSTETVVEVAEGTADIADDGEETAEAAIDRVEESREALDDAAETVQELDERMEDIGEIVDLIGDIAEQTNLLALNANIEAARAGGGGGGSDGFAVVADEVKQLAEETQDAATEIEELIGATQSQTEGTVDAVRSAEENIAAGADAVEDAADAFARVSDNAAEAGEGIREISRATDDQAASTEETVSMAEEVADISQSTADEADAVAEAADEQLTAMNEATAEAGSLAEQAERLGALVRDFDVTGADADPAAGTGPNVAVGDGGQPE from the coding sequence TAGCGGGGAGCGTTCGGGAGGTGATCCGGTACATCCCGGACGGAACCTCGATGCCGGAGGAGATGTGGGCGCCGCGCCACCGGAACATCCTGATCGCGACCGTGATACAGGTGCCGCTGCTGATCGCGATGGGGCTGTACAGCGGGACCGAATCGATCACCGGCGCACGGATTCCGGCGACGCCGCTGTGGATGCTCGGCGGGTTCGTCGCCGTCATCCTCGGCACCGCGGGACTGGCGAACTGGTCGCGGCTCGGCCGCCGCCAGCGGACGGTGCTCACGGCGTTCAGCCTCATGACCGTCTCGATGGCGATGGTGAAGCTGTCGGGCGGGTACATCGAGGCGCACTTCAGCTTCTTCGTGTTCATCGGGGTGCTCGCGCTGTACGAGGACTGGCTCCCGTTCGCCGTCGGCGTCGCGTACGTTGCGATCGGCCACGCCGCGTTCAGCCTCATCGACTCGAGCCTCGTCTACAACCACACCGCGGCGATCGAGAACCCGATCGTCTGGGGCGGTATTCACGCGGTGTTCGTCCTCGCGCTCGCCGGCGCGCTGATGGTCAACTGGTACTCGATCGAGAAGTCGCGCGAGGCGGCGCGCGAGCAGCTGGAGCTGGCCGAGCGGAAGCAGTCGGAGATACAGGACGTCGAGGCGGCGAAGGCGGAGGTCGAACAGCGCCGCGAGGAGGTCGAGCGGCTGAACAGCCACCTCGAGACGAAGGCCGACGACTACAGCGCCGCGATGGACAGAGCGGCCGCCGGGGACCTGACCGTACGGCTCGACGCGGAAAGCGAGAGCGAGGCGATGGCGCAGATCGGCGAGGCGTTCAACGGCATGATGGACGACATCGACGAGGCGATGGGCGAGGTCCGGTCGTTCGCTCAGGAGGTGTCGACCGCGAGCGCGAACACGGTCGACGGCGTCGAGACCGCGGCCGACCGGAGCGAGGCCGTCAGCCAGTCGGTCACGGAGATCGCCGAGGGGGCCGACGAGCAGCGCGAGATGCTCCGGCAGGTGTCCGACGAGATGAACGACCTCTCGGCGACGATCGAGGAGGTCGCCTCCTCGACGGAGACCGTCGTCGAGGTCGCCGAGGGGACCGCCGACATCGCGGACGACGGCGAGGAGACCGCCGAGGCCGCGATCGACCGCGTCGAGGAGTCCCGCGAGGCGCTCGACGACGCCGCGGAGACCGTCCAGGAGCTCGACGAGCGGATGGAGGACATCGGCGAAATCGTCGACCTCATCGGCGACATCGCCGAGCAGACGAACCTGCTCGCGCTCAACGCGAACATCGAGGCGGCCCGCGCCGGCGGCGGTGGCGGCGGGAGCGACGGCTTCGCGGTCGTCGCCGACGAGGTGAAACAGCTCGCGGAGGAGACCCAGGACGCGGCCACGGAGATCGAGGAGCTCATCGGCGCTACGCAGTCGCAGACCGAGGGGACCGTCGACGCGGTCCGGAGCGCCGAGGAGAACATCGCCGCGGGCGCCGACGCCGTCGAGGACGCCGCGGACGCGTTCGCGCGGGTGTCGGACAACGCCGCGGAGGCGGGCGAGGGGATCCGCGAGATCAGCCGCGCCACCGACGACCAGGCGGCCAGCACGGAGGAGACCGTCTCGATGGCCGAGGAGGTCGCGGACATCAGCCAGTCGACCGCCGACGAGGCGGACGCGGTCGCCGAGGCCGCGGACGAGCAGTTGACCGCGATGAACGAGGCGACGGCGGAGGCCGGCTCGCTCGCGGAGCAGGCCGAGCGGCTCGGCGCGCTCGTCCGCGACTTCGACGTTACCGGCGCTGACGCCGACCCCGCGGCCGGTACCGGCCCGAACGTCGCCGTCGGCGACGGCGGGCAGCCCGAGTAG